The genomic DNA CCATCGCCCGCTGGCCCAGCTGATCACGGCGCTGGAAAACGACCGCGCCGCGCCCGAACTGCGCAAGCAGCTGATCGAGGTGGCCGACCAGCTGACCACGCCAACGCTCGGCATTACCGGCACGGGTGGCGCCGGTAAATCGTCGCTGACGGATGAACTGATTCGCCGCATCCGCCTGGACCAGGGCGATGCACTGAACATCGCCATCATCTCGATCGACCCGTCGCGCCGCAAGTCCGGTGGTGCGCTGCTGGGCGACCGCATCCGCATGAATGCGATCAATCCGTGGAACGGCCAGGCGCGCGTGTTCATGCGCTCCTTGGCCACACGTGAAGCGGGTTCCGAGATCTCGCAAGCGCTGCCGGACGTGATCGCCGCCTGCAAGGTGGCCGGCTTCGACCTCGTCATCGTCGAGACCTCCGGCATCGGCCAGGGCGACGCCGCCATCGTGCCGCACGTGGACGTGTCGATGTACGTGATGACGCCCGAATTCGGCGCCGCCTCACAGCTGGAAAAGATCGACATGCTCGATTTCGCCGACTTCATCGCCATCAACAAGTTCGACCGCAAGGGTGCGCAGGACGCGCTGCGCGACGTTGCAAAACAGTACCAGCGCAACCGCGAACTGTGGAGCAAGCGTCCGGAAGAGATGCCGGTGTACGGCACCCAGGCGTCGCGCTTCAATGACGACGGCGTCACCGCGCTGTACCAGGGCCTGCTGCCCAAGCTGGTCGAGCATGGCCTGCACACGCAGCCGGGCAAGCTGGCGCCGGTGGACGTGCGCTTCAGCTCCGGCAAGAACGTCATCGTGCCGCCCGCGCGCGCACGCTACCTGGCCGAGATCGCGGACACGGTGCGCGGCTACCACAAGACGGTGCGGCGCCAGTCGGTGCTGGCGCGCGAACGCCAGCAGCTGACGGAGGCCAAGCGCATGCTGGCATTGGCGGGCAAGAACGCCGACTTCGACGACGTCATCGTCGAACGCGACAACCAGCTGGACGCCAACACCAAAAAACTGCTGACCACGTGGCCGGAAGTGCAGGCTTCCTACGCCGGCGACGAGTTCGTCGTGAAAATCCGCGACAAGGAAATCCGCACGGGCCTCGTCTATCACACGCTGTCCGGCAACAAGGTGAGGAAGGTATCGCTGCCGAAGTACGAGGACCACGGCGAGCTGCTGCGCTGGCTGATGCTGGAAAACGTGCCGGGCTCGTTCCCGTACACGGCCGGCGTGTTCCCGTTCAAGCGCGAGGGCGAAGACCCGACCCGCATGTTCGCCGGCGAAGGCGACGCGTTCCGCACCAACCGCCGCTTCAAGCTGGTCTCGGAAGGGCTGGACGCGAAGCGCCTGTCCACCGCCTTCGACTCCGTCACCTTGTACGGCGCCGACCCGGCGCTGCGCCCGGACATCTACGGTAAAGTAGGCAACTCGGGCGTCTCGATCGCCACGCTGGACGACATGAAGGTGCTGTACGACGGCTTCGACCTGTGCAGCCCGACGACCTCCGTCTCGATGACGATCAACGGCCCGGCGCCAACGATCCTGGCCATGTTCATGAACACGGCGATCGACCAGCAGATCGACAAGTTCGCGCGCGACCAGGGCCGCCAGCCGACCGATGAAGAGGCGGCGCAGATCCGCGCCTGGGTGCTGCAGAACGTGCGCGGCACCGTGCAGGCCGACATCCTGAAGGAAGACCAGGGCCAGAACACCTGCATCTTCAGCACCGAGTTCTCGCTGAAGGTGATGGGCGACATCCAGGAGTACTTCGTCCAGCACCAGGTGCGCAACTTCTACTCCGTGTCGATCTCCGGCTACCACATCGCCGAGGCGGGCGCGAACCCGATCTCGCAACTGGCCTTTACCCTGTCGAACGGTTTCACCTTTGTCGAGGCCTACCTGGCGCGCGGCATGAACATCGACGACTTCGCACCGAACCTGTCGTTCTTCTTCTCGAACGGCATGGACCCGGAATACACGGTGCTGGGCCGCGTGGCGCGCCGCATCTGGGCCGTCACGATGCGCGACAAGTACGGCGCCAACGACCGCAGCCAGAAGCTGAAGTACCACATCCAGACCTCGGGCCGCTCGCTGCACGCGCAGGAGATCGACTTCAACGACATCCGCACGACCCTGCAGGCGCTGATCGCGATCTACGACAACTGCAACTCGCTGCACACCAATGCCTACGACGAGGCGATCACCACGCCGACGGACGAATCGGTGCGCCGTGCCCTGGCGATCCAGCTGATCATCAACCGCGAGTGGGGCCTGGCGAAGAACGAGAACCCGAACCAGGGCGCGTTCATCATGGAAGAACTGACCGACCTGGTGGAAGAGGCGGTGCTGCAGGAGTTCGAGCGCATCGCCGAACGCGGCGGCGTGCTGGGCGCGATGGAAACGGGCTACCAGCGCGGCAAGATCCAGGAGGAGTCGCTGCTGTACGAGCACAAGAAGCACGACGGCTCGCTGCCGATCATCGGCGTCAATACCTTCCGCAATCCGAAGGGCGCCGAGGTACCGCAGACGATCGAGCTAGCCCGTTCCACCGACGACGAGAAGCAGTCGCAGTTGAAGCGCCTGGAGGACTTCCACCAGCGCCACGCATCGGAAAGCCCGGCCGCGCTGGCCGCGCTGCAGCAGGCCGCGATCGACAACGCCAACGTGTTCGAGAAGCTGATGGACGCGGCGCGGGTCTGCTCGCTGGGGCAGATCACCACGGCCTTGTTCGAGGTGGGTGGGCAGTACCGCCGGAATATGTAGGAGACCCATGGGGACGTGCACCTGTTTGCGGGTCTTCGACCCGCAAACAGGTGCACGTCCCCGGTATTTCTGCTTCCCGGCATTAACCTTAAACTATCAATGTTAAAAGACGGCGCGCGCCCCGCCCCGTCCCGCCACAATCATCGCCGCGATTTTCAAGCGGTATTGACCTCCTTCTACCTTTGCTATCGTATTGCCAGCCAGCTCTGCTGCTGATCAATACGCCGATGTTCCCCTCCGCTAACGTATAGCTCGTTGTACAGGCCTCCCCCTGATGAGGACCGTAAATGAGATACGCACGCCTGACGCCGGGACACGGCTTCAAACCCGCCAACAGCTTCTTTTACTACCTGCAGCGTATCATCGTCTCGCCGCCGCTCAGGGGCTGTGCGTGCGCATGTTCCGTCATTGGGTGCGCATGCGCCAAGGCCAACCCGCCGCGTCCGTGCCGACCTCGCAGCGCCGCCTGCTCGAGCACTTGCACGCGGAGGGTTATGCGGCGCTGGGCAACGTGCTGACGCACGAACAATGTGCCGACATCCACCGTTACTTCACGCCGCGCACCTTGACCGACCGGCACGATGCCAGTTCCATCTTCACCTTGGCCGAAGTGCCGGCCACGGCCCGGCTGGCCGAGTACAGCCTGAGCGACATCGTGCACTGCCCGCACATCCTGGCACTGGCCAACGACCGCCGCCTGCTGGAGCTGGCGGCCAGCTACATCGGCTGCAAACCGACCATCTCGCAACTGGGCGTGCGTTGGTCGTTTCCCAGCACGGCCCAGCGCAGCGATCTGCAGACGTTCCACCGCGACTCGGAAGACTGGCGCTACTTCAAGGTGATCGTCTACCTGACCGACGTGGGCGATGGCGACGGTCCCCATGTCTACGTGCGCGGCACCCACAAGACGCGCGCACCGATGCGCCTGCGCCTGCAGAGCGATGGCGAGATCAGCGAGGAGTATGGCGACGAGCGCCTGATCGTCGCGCGCGGCGAACGGGGCTTCGCTTTTGCCGTGGACACCGCGGGCGTGCACAAGGGCGCGCCGCCCATCGACCGGCCACGCCTGATGCTGCAGATCCAGTACTCGTTGTTTCGCAGCTACGCGTATGTGTACGAACCGGAGCCGTATCCGGACGGCTGCCTGTTCGACCGCTACATCAACCGCCTGATCCTGGCGTAGCTTACCGGGGTGCCGGCCCCACCGTGGAACCTGCCAGCAGGCGCGGTTGCCACAACTCCTGCAACGCCGCCGCCGGCGTACCGTCCAGGCGCGCCAGCAGCATTTGCGCCATCCTGGCGCCCGCCGCGCGCGCGTCGGGCTGGTCGATCGTCGTCACGTCCAGCTCCGCCAAGGTATCGGCCATGCTGCCCCAGACAACCAGCGAGATGTCGATACCAATGCGCACGCCGGCGTCCAGCAGCGCACGCACGGCACCCACGCCGGACAGGTGGTTATCGACAATGACGGCCGTTGGCCTTGGCGTCACGGCCAGCAACTGCTGCATGGCCTGGTAGCCGCTGCGGCGGTCGATCGCGGATTCGATCAGGCAGCGCGCATCGAGCTCCAGGCCGGCCGCCTGCAACGAGCCAATGAAACTGTCGCGCCGCTGACGCGCGAAATTGAGCGTCAGCGGTGAGCCCAGCAGCGCGACGCGGCGGTGCCCACGCGCCAGCAGCGATTGCACGGCCAGCGCGATGCCGGCCGCGTTGTCGTAGTCGAACCAGGCATACGGCTGTTCCAGCTGGGTCCTGCCATGGGCGACAAACGGAAAGTCGGCCTCGCTGAGCCAGGCGATCCGCTCGTCGTCGACCAGCGTCCGGCTGACCACCAGGCCATCCACGCGACGGCCCCGTACCAGTTGGCGGTACGTGGGCAGCTCGTTGGCTGGCGAGACGGGCACGATGATCAGGTTCATGCCGGCCGCCTCCAGCGCCGCGGACATGCCGCCGACGGTCTCCAGGAACATCGGGTCGCCCAGGTCGGCCGGCAGCAATGGATAGATGATGCCGAGCACATTGCTGCGGCCGACGGCCAGCGTGCGCGCGGCGGGATTGGCCTGGTAGCCGGCCGCGGCGGCGGCGGCCAGGACGCGTTCGCGCGTGCGCTCCGACACTTCCGGATAGCCGTTCAACGCCCGGCTGACCGTGGTCTTCGACATGCCGAGCATATCGGCCAGCGCTTTCAGGTTCATTGCAAGGGAAGGGTCAATGCGAGGGTCAATGCGAGCCGCCGATTATAACGGGCCCGGCGCCGCCCAAGCCGTCCTCCCCTTCCACGGCGCGGCGGAAGAAGTACAGCATGACCAGGACGATAGCGATCGGCACCAAGGTCAGGTAGAACGCGAAGTGGCCGGAGAACGCGCCGAAGATATAACCCGTGATCAGCGAACCCGTGGTGCCGCCCAGCGCCGAGAAGATCACCAGCAGGCCTGTCATGGCCGAGTGCTGGTGCTGCGGCAAGGAGCTCAGCATCACCGAGTTGATGCCGGGGTAGATCGGCGCCATGAACAGGCCGATCAGCGGGAACAGGAAGGCGGCGACGGGCGCGCTGGCCCAGGTCACGTGCGGATTGGCCACCGCGTCGTGCGTCAGCGGCAGCGCCAGCAGCACCACGGCGCCCATGCCGACCAGGCAGGCGTTCATCACGGGATACCAGTGCAGCCGGCGCAGCACGATCCCGGCAGATAAGCGGCCTAGCGCAAGGCAGGCCGCGAAGATGCTCGTCACCTGCACGCTCATGGCCGCCGGCAGCTTCAGGATCTCGTTGTTAAACGTCGGCAGCCACGTGCCCACGCTCTGCTCGATCAGCACATATAAGAATGCGGTGATGACGAAGATGCAGACCAGCGGCTTGAAGAACAGCTTGAGCATCGCGGCAAAGTCCTGCGCCGGCGTGCGCTCGGCCGGCAGTGCGGCCAGACGCTCGTCGAACGTGGTCATCGACAGCAGCACGAACGTGACGGCGCACAGCGCGGCCAGCTGCCAGTAGACGTTCAGCCAGCTGTGCGAGCGCGGATCGCTCGAGTCGATGAACCAGCTGAACACCCAGTAGGCGCACAGCACGCCCAGCATGAAGAAGCCTTCCAGCGTGTTCATGATGCCGGCATGGTGACGCCGGCTGGTGGCGACCAGGCCCAGGGTGGAATAGACCGACACCTTGATCAGCGCGAACGACACGCCCACGCAGAGGAACAGCAGCTTGGCCGTGGCAAAACCCGGCACCAGCGGCATCGCCAGGCAGGCACACGTGACGATGGCCAGGCCGGTCAGCATCGCCTTCTTGTAGCCGATGCGCGGCAGGAACGACGCGACCAGGAACGACACGACGGCGATCGGCAGGTCCTTGAATCCTTCCAGCACGCTGGCGGCCGATTTCGTCACGCCGTAGTTGTTGATGACCTGCAGGATCACCGTGCCGACACTGTTGAGCAGGATGGCGAACACGAAATAGATCAGGAACAGGATGAACAGGATGCGGCGGCTTTGCATGGGGTGTCTCCTCCGTTGTATTTTTTTATATATTTTTTTTAAGCCGCGACGTAGTCGGATAGCCTGAACTGCGCCAGGCTTGGTATCACGACGTCCGCCTGGCGCAGTGTGGCGGGATCGCCGACGCCGACGGCGTACATGCCTGCCGCCTTGATCGAGGCGACCCCGGCCACCGCGTCCTCGACGCCGAAGCAGTCGGCGGGCGGCACGCCCAGCGCCTGCGCCGCCACCAGGAAGATCTCCGGGTCCGGCTTGCCCTTGGCGATCATGCCCGCATCGACGACGTAGTCGAACTTGTCCGTGATGCCCAGCCGGTCCAGCACCGTGAACGCATTGCGGCTGACGGAGGCCAGGCCGATCTTCAGGCCCGCCGCGCGGCAGTCATCCAGCGCCTGCACGGCGCCCGGCAGCAGGTCGCCAGGCGTCATCGTGGCGATCAGCACCTTGTAATGCTCGTTCTTGGCGGTCGCCAGCGCCAGCTTTTCTTCCTGGGTGTAGCGCCGCGGACTGGAGGCGAGGATCAGGTCGAGGGACCCCATCCGGTCGATGCCCTTCAGGTGCTCGTTGAACGCCTCGTCGAAGTGCACCCCCTGCGATTCGGCCAGCCGCTTCCAGGCCAGGTAGTGGTAGCGGGCGGTGTCGGTGATGACGCCGTCCAGGTCGAAGATGACTGCGCGTTTCATGCGGCCTCCTGGTGCGTGGGTTGGGCGGAAGTGACGTCGATGACGCTGTCGCGGTGGCGGAAGCGCAGCGCGTCGCCGCGCAGCAGGGTGTACGTGGTGCCGTCGGCGTCGACAGCCACGCGCAGCAGGCAGCCGCGCAGGTGGATGTGGAACTGGTAGCGGCGCCACTGGCGCGGCAGGGTCGGTGCGAAACGCACGGCGCCGTCGACCACGCGCATGCCGCCGAAGCCATACGCCACGCCCAGCCACGTGCCAGCCATTGCCGCCGTATGCACGCCGTAGCGGGTGTTGCCGTGGGTGTCGTCCAGGTCCATGCGCGCCGTCTCCATGAAGTAGTCGTACGCCCTGTCCTGGTAGCCCACTTCGGCCGCGATGATCGAATAGATGCAGGAGGACAGCGACGAGTCGTGCGTCGTCACGGCCTCGTAGTAATCGAAGTCGCGCCGCTTGTCCTCCAGCGTGAAGCGGTCCGACAGCAGCAGCAGTGCCAGTACCACGTCCGCCTGCTTGCACACCTGGTGGCGGTAGATCACCATCGGGTGGTAGTTCAGCAGCAGCGGGTATTTATCGGCCGGCGTGTTGGCGAAGTCCCAGCGCTTCTTCGACAGGAAGCTGTCGTCCTGCTCATGGATGCCCAGCTCCTGGTCGTACGGCAGGTACATCGCGCCGGCGGCGCGGCGCCATTCGGCCGGCTCGTCCCCGCGCAAGCCCATCGCCGCGGCGATGCGGGCGTGATCCTGCGGGTACTCGGTCGCCAGCTGGTCCGCGATGGCGGCGGCGAACTCCAGGTGCTGGCGCGCCATCGCATTGGTGTAGTAGTTGTTGTTGACGAGGGCCGTGTACTCGTCCGGCCCGTCACCTCGTTGATGACGAAGCGGCCCTTGCGATCGAAGCTGCCGATCCCGGTCCAGATGCGCGCCGTCTCCATCACGATCTCGGCGCCGCAGGCGCGCAGCCAGTCGATGTCGCCGGTCGCGTCCCAGTACTGCTTGATGGAGTAGGCGATGTCGGCGTTGATGTGGTACTGCGCCGTGCCGGCCGGGAAGTAGGCCGAGCACTCCTCGCCCGCGATGGTGCGCCAGGGGTACAGCGCGCCCTGCTCGTGCGACATCTGGCGCGCGCGCCGGCGCGCCGAGTCCAGTCCTGCCCAGCGGTAATCCAGCAGCTTGCGCGCGATCTCCGGCTTGTTGTACAGGAAGTAGGGGAAGATGTAGATCTCCGTGTCCCAGAAGTAGTGGCCCTCGTAGCCCTCGCCCGTGACACCCTTGGCGGCGATATTGGTCTTGCCGTCGCGGCCCACCGATTGCAGCAGGTGGTAGGCGTTGAAGCGGATGCCTTGCTGCAGGGCGTCGTCGCCGTCGATCTGCACGTCGGCCTGCTGCCAGAAGTCGGCCAGATAGGCAGCCTGGCGCGCAGCCAGCGCGTCGAAGCCGTCGGCCTGCGCCTGTGCCAGCACGGCACGGCTGCGTTCGGCCAGCTCGCCTTCCGGATAATCGCGCGACGAGTGGTAGCTGGCGTACTTCGTCACCTCGATGGCCTGGCCTTGCGTGGCAGCGACGTTGTATGCCTGCTCCAGCCGCAGGCCCTGCTGCAGGAAGGTGGCGTTGGCGGCGTTGGCGACATGCGTGCGTGTGGCGCTGACGAGGTGGAATCCGCTGTTGCGCGTTATTTGCACCAGCGCCGCGTAATGGGCGTCCTGCTCGACCGCCAGCAGCGTCAGCGCGGGGCCGGACACGGCGGAGCCGACGCGGGGATCGTCGCCCGCTTCCAGGTTCTTCACGGCGCCATCCAGGCTGGACACGATGCGCACGCTGCCGCTGACGTTGACGGGCGTGACCTGCACCTGCAGCGCCAGCAGGTGCTTGTTGTCGAACGAGACGAGTCGACGGCTGCGGTAGTCGATCGTGCGCCCGCCCGGCGACGTCCAGCGCAGGCGGCGCTCCAGCAGGCCGGTGCGCAGGTCCAGCGTGCGTTCATAGCCCTCGACGCTGCCGGTCAGTGGGTCGAAGCGCTCGTCCTCGACGTAGACCTGCAGGCCTTTCGCGTTCGGCACGTTCAGCATGAACTGGTTGGTCTTGGCCAGCGCGTACGCGGTTTCAGGATAGTGGATCGGCTCGGACTCGTAGAAACCGTTCAGGTAGGTGCCGTCCATCGACGTGCCGGCCGGGCCGCTGTAGCCCTCCTCGCCCGTGCCGCGCACGCCGATATAGCCGTTGCCGAGTGCGAACAGTGTCTCGTTCAGGAAGTGCGTGGCGGTGTCGGGTGCGGTTTCGCGCAGGCGCCAGGGATCGGGTGGGAAGTTGGAGGTGTTTGCGGACACGTTATGCCTTTCAAACCGGTTTGGAAACGCGTTAAAAAAATTGGCGGCGGTAGGGTCGGTCCCTGTGGAACCGCCCCAAGGCTCAGGTTGCCCGCACCATCAAGGTCGTCGGCAACACCTCCGACCCCACCGCCTCGC from Pseudoduganella armeniaca includes the following:
- a CDS encoding glycosyl hydrolase family 65 protein; translation: METARMDLDDTHGNTRYGVHTAAMAGTWLGVAYGFGGMRVVDGAVRFAPTLPRQWRRYQFHIHLRGCLLRVAVDADGTTYTLLRGDALRFRHRDSVIDVTSAQPTHQEAA
- the pgmB gene encoding beta-phosphoglucomutase, producing MKRAVIFDLDGVITDTARYHYLAWKRLAESQGVHFDEAFNEHLKGIDRMGSLDLILASSPRRYTQEEKLALATAKNEHYKVLIATMTPGDLLPGAVQALDDCRAAGLKIGLASVSRNAFTVLDRLGITDKFDYVVDAGMIAKGKPDPEIFLVAAQALGVPPADCFGVEDAVAGVASIKAAGMYAVGVGDPATLRQADVVIPSLAQFRLSDYVAA
- a CDS encoding substrate-binding domain-containing protein translates to MNLKALADMLGMSKTTVSRALNGYPEVSERTRERVLAAAAAAGYQANPAARTLAVGRSNVLGIIYPLLPADLGDPMFLETVGGMSAALEAAGMNLIIVPVSPANELPTYRQLVRGRRVDGLVVSRTLVDDERIAWLSEADFPFVAHGRTQLEQPYAWFDYDNAAGIALAVQSLLARGHRRVALLGSPLTLNFARQRRDSFIGSLQAAGLELDARCLIESAIDRRSGYQAMQQLLAVTPRPTAVIVDNHLSGVGAVRALLDAGVRIGIDISLVVWGSMADTLAELDVTTIDQPDARAAGARMAQMLLARLDGTPAAALQELWQPRLLAGSTVGPAPR
- the icmF gene encoding fused isobutyryl-CoA mutase/GTPase IcmF; this encodes MNDLTSAKTLAAEADQARPANKVRFVTAASLFDGHDASINIMRRILQSNGVEVVHLGHNRSVDEVVTAALAEDVQGIAISSYQGGHVEYFKYMIDLLRQRGGAHIKVFGGGGGVIVPAEIADLHAYGVTRIFSPEDGQRMGLVGMIQWMVQQCDIDLSQYSPTSLAPLQEGDIAARHRPLAQLITALENDRAAPELRKQLIEVADQLTTPTLGITGTGGAGKSSLTDELIRRIRLDQGDALNIAIISIDPSRRKSGGALLGDRIRMNAINPWNGQARVFMRSLATREAGSEISQALPDVIAACKVAGFDLVIVETSGIGQGDAAIVPHVDVSMYVMTPEFGAASQLEKIDMLDFADFIAINKFDRKGAQDALRDVAKQYQRNRELWSKRPEEMPVYGTQASRFNDDGVTALYQGLLPKLVEHGLHTQPGKLAPVDVRFSSGKNVIVPPARARYLAEIADTVRGYHKTVRRQSVLARERQQLTEAKRMLALAGKNADFDDVIVERDNQLDANTKKLLTTWPEVQASYAGDEFVVKIRDKEIRTGLVYHTLSGNKVRKVSLPKYEDHGELLRWLMLENVPGSFPYTAGVFPFKREGEDPTRMFAGEGDAFRTNRRFKLVSEGLDAKRLSTAFDSVTLYGADPALRPDIYGKVGNSGVSIATLDDMKVLYDGFDLCSPTTSVSMTINGPAPTILAMFMNTAIDQQIDKFARDQGRQPTDEEAAQIRAWVLQNVRGTVQADILKEDQGQNTCIFSTEFSLKVMGDIQEYFVQHQVRNFYSVSISGYHIAEAGANPISQLAFTLSNGFTFVEAYLARGMNIDDFAPNLSFFFSNGMDPEYTVLGRVARRIWAVTMRDKYGANDRSQKLKYHIQTSGRSLHAQEIDFNDIRTTLQALIAIYDNCNSLHTNAYDEAITTPTDESVRRALAIQLIINREWGLAKNENPNQGAFIMEELTDLVEEAVLQEFERIAERGGVLGAMETGYQRGKIQEESLLYEHKKHDGSLPIIGVNTFRNPKGAEVPQTIELARSTDDEKQSQLKRLEDFHQRHASESPAALAALQQAAIDNANVFEKLMDAARVCSLGQITTALFEVGGQYRRNM
- a CDS encoding phytanoyl-CoA dioxygenase family protein; this encodes MRQGQPAASVPTSQRRLLEHLHAEGYAALGNVLTHEQCADIHRYFTPRTLTDRHDASSIFTLAEVPATARLAEYSLSDIVHCPHILALANDRRLLELAASYIGCKPTISQLGVRWSFPSTAQRSDLQTFHRDSEDWRYFKVIVYLTDVGDGDGPHVYVRGTHKTRAPMRLRLQSDGEISEEYGDERLIVARGERGFAFAVDTAGVHKGAPPIDRPRLMLQIQYSLFRSYAYVYEPEPYPDGCLFDRYINRLILA
- a CDS encoding MFS transporter, with product MQSRRILFILFLIYFVFAILLNSVGTVILQVINNYGVTKSAASVLEGFKDLPIAVVSFLVASFLPRIGYKKAMLTGLAIVTCACLAMPLVPGFATAKLLFLCVGVSFALIKVSVYSTLGLVATSRRHHAGIMNTLEGFFMLGVLCAYWVFSWFIDSSDPRSHSWLNVYWQLAALCAVTFVLLSMTTFDERLAALPAERTPAQDFAAMLKLFFKPLVCIFVITAFLYVLIEQSVGTWLPTFNNEILKLPAAMSVQVTSIFAACLALGRLSAGIVLRRLHWYPVMNACLVGMGAVVLLALPLTHDAVANPHVTWASAPVAAFLFPLIGLFMAPIYPGINSVMLSSLPQHQHSAMTGLLVIFSALGGTTGSLITGYIFGAFSGHFAFYLTLVPIAIVLVMLYFFRRAVEGEDGLGGAGPVIIGGSH